One genomic window of Metopolophium dirhodum isolate CAU chromosome 4, ASM1992520v1, whole genome shotgun sequence includes the following:
- the LOC132943827 gene encoding lathosterol oxidase-like isoform X2 — MVVGYGIYFGFCGYLEWKYYVKGRGKEAQWKCQPNRLLPRHLVWDQIKWGCIGLMVTNAVSAAVATHVSCGGYSKVYIGFGQYPLWWWILQWPVIFFQQDYVTYWIHRSFHSKFLFKHFHSIHHRYFQPTPWSVTAIHPLELTTVQLAMVVPIFIYPVHWFPFYGLALYTYYHGIVQHSGITFKAQWWQPWQPDCMFHDNHHQYCHVNYGFNCSIWDKIHGSMRKIDRCYSEHTDSWGSGRPLADLSSKERHREIQERITENPIAYREQFNPYLLKDVDGDVE; from the exons ATGGTCGTCGGATACGGTATATACTTTGGCTTTTGCGGGTACTTGGAA TGGAAATACTATGTAAAGGGACGTGGCAAGGAGGCCCAGTGGAAATGTCAACCGAACCGGCTCTTGCCCAGACACCTTGTCTGGGATCAGATCAAATGGGGCTGTATAGGTCTGATGGTGACGAACGCGGTGTCCGCGGCTGTGGCCACGCACGTCAGTTGCGGCGGTTACAGCAAAGTTTACATCGGATTCGGCCAGTACCCGTTGTGGTGGTGGATACTCCAGTGGCCAGTGATATTCTTCCAGCAG GATTACGTGACTTATTGGATTCATCGGTCGTTTCACTCAAAGTTTTTGTTCAAACACTTTCACAGCATCCACCATAGGTACTTTCAGCCTACCCCGTGGTCGGTGACCGCCATACATCCGTTGGAGTTGACTACCGTGCAACTGGCCATGGTCGtgccaatatttatttatcccGTGCATTGGT TTCCGTTTTACGGATTGGCTCTTTACACGTACTATCACGGTATCGTGCAACACTCGGGAATCACTTTCAAGGCGCAGTGGTGGCAGCCCTGGCAACCGGATTGCATGTTCCACGACAACCACCATCAGTACTGTCACGTCAACTATGGATTTAATTGCTCTATTTGGGATAAG atCCACGGATCCATGAGAAAGATCGATCGATGTTACAGCGAGCACACGGATTCTTGGGGTTCCGGAAGACCATTGGCGGACTTGTCAAGCAAAGAACGGCACCGGGAAATTCAGGAGAGGATCACCGAAAACCCAATTGCTTACCGCGAACAATTTAACCCGTACTTGTTGAAAGATGTCGACGGTGACGtcgaataa
- the LOC132943827 gene encoding uncharacterized protein LOC132943827 isoform X1, translating into MIVLALIAAAFMNGDWLTVVAHTQTYLDGGHQPQLSHHRPRLSCSSFFDEFKAQLFWAMVVGYGIYFGFCGYLEWKYYVKGRGKEAQWKCQPNRLLPRHLVWDQIKWGCIGLMVTNAVSAAVATHVSCGGYSKVYIGFGQYPLWWWILQWPVIFFQQDYVTYWIHRSFHSKFLFKHFHSIHHRYFQPTPWSVTAIHPLELTTVQLAMVVPIFIYPVHWFPFYGLALYTYYHGIVQHSGITFKAQWWQPWQPDCMFHDNHHQYCHVNYGFNCSIWDKIHGSMRKIDRCYSEHTDSWGSGRPLADLSSKERHREIQERITENPIAYREQFNPYLLKDVDGDVE; encoded by the exons ATGATCGTTTTGGCGCTGATCGCCGCCGCCTTCATGAACG GCGATTGGCTGACGGTGGTGGCGCACACGCAAACGTACCTCGACGGAGGACATCAACCACAGTTGTCGCACCACCGGCCGCGGCTGTCCTGCTCGTCGTTTTTCGATGAATTCAAAGCGCAATTATTCTGGGCCATGGTCGTCGGATACGGTATATACTTTGGCTTTTGCGGGTACTTGGAA TGGAAATACTATGTAAAGGGACGTGGCAAGGAGGCCCAGTGGAAATGTCAACCGAACCGGCTCTTGCCCAGACACCTTGTCTGGGATCAGATCAAATGGGGCTGTATAGGTCTGATGGTGACGAACGCGGTGTCCGCGGCTGTGGCCACGCACGTCAGTTGCGGCGGTTACAGCAAAGTTTACATCGGATTCGGCCAGTACCCGTTGTGGTGGTGGATACTCCAGTGGCCAGTGATATTCTTCCAGCAG GATTACGTGACTTATTGGATTCATCGGTCGTTTCACTCAAAGTTTTTGTTCAAACACTTTCACAGCATCCACCATAGGTACTTTCAGCCTACCCCGTGGTCGGTGACCGCCATACATCCGTTGGAGTTGACTACCGTGCAACTGGCCATGGTCGtgccaatatttatttatcccGTGCATTGGT TTCCGTTTTACGGATTGGCTCTTTACACGTACTATCACGGTATCGTGCAACACTCGGGAATCACTTTCAAGGCGCAGTGGTGGCAGCCCTGGCAACCGGATTGCATGTTCCACGACAACCACCATCAGTACTGTCACGTCAACTATGGATTTAATTGCTCTATTTGGGATAAG atCCACGGATCCATGAGAAAGATCGATCGATGTTACAGCGAGCACACGGATTCTTGGGGTTCCGGAAGACCATTGGCGGACTTGTCAAGCAAAGAACGGCACCGGGAAATTCAGGAGAGGATCACCGAAAACCCAATTGCTTACCGCGAACAATTTAACCCGTACTTGTTGAAAGATGTCGACGGTGACGtcgaataa